In Aliidongia dinghuensis, a single genomic region encodes these proteins:
- a CDS encoding substrate-binding domain-containing protein codes for MRLIRRTRLASFLLGALIGASLAAAAAIRPTSAADIAGPHLALVIKTFRNPYFKTMVEGAKDGAADFGASLEVAAPDFETSVDQQIDIIDRLVSQKVDGIVVAPADSVRVIPALKRAEAASIPIVNIDNPIDRQAAIAAGLTPPPLVTVDNSDGAYRAVKSVLASFPLAQAPIKAAIIEGIPGAENGEARKAGALKAFAEQPRVQIVASESGNWERDEGERVAAAIIARTPDLDLLFCANDNMALGALAALAALGAAGAHAKIIGYDALPEALEAVRNGALAATVDQRAARQGHIAVEYLMKRLNGESVPPESFVDVRIVSE; via the coding sequence ATGCGCCTCATCCGCCGGACGCGCCTCGCCAGCTTTCTGCTGGGCGCCCTGATCGGAGCGAGCCTTGCGGCGGCCGCCGCGATCCGGCCGACATCCGCCGCCGACATCGCCGGGCCGCACCTGGCGCTCGTCATCAAGACGTTCCGCAATCCCTATTTCAAGACCATGGTCGAGGGTGCCAAGGATGGGGCGGCCGATTTCGGTGCCTCGCTCGAGGTCGCGGCACCCGATTTCGAGACGTCGGTCGACCAGCAGATCGACATCATCGATCGGCTGGTAAGCCAAAAGGTCGACGGCATCGTGGTCGCCCCTGCGGACTCGGTCCGCGTGATCCCGGCGCTGAAGCGGGCCGAGGCGGCAAGCATTCCGATCGTCAACATCGATAACCCGATCGATCGCCAGGCCGCGATTGCGGCCGGCCTGACCCCGCCGCCGCTCGTGACGGTCGACAACAGCGACGGCGCCTATCGCGCGGTCAAGTCCGTGCTGGCGTCGTTTCCGCTGGCGCAGGCCCCGATCAAGGCCGCGATCATCGAGGGCATCCCAGGCGCGGAGAACGGCGAGGCGCGCAAGGCCGGGGCGTTGAAGGCATTCGCCGAGCAGCCCCGTGTCCAGATCGTGGCATCCGAGAGCGGCAATTGGGAGCGCGACGAAGGAGAACGGGTCGCAGCGGCGATCATCGCCCGGACGCCGGACCTCGATCTCTTGTTCTGCGCCAACGACAACATGGCGCTGGGCGCGCTCGCCGCGCTCGCCGCGCTCGGCGCCGCCGGCGCCCATGCCAAGATCATCGGCTACGACGCCTTGCCGGAAGCGCTCGAGGCCGTGCGCAACGGCGCGCTGGCCGCGACCGTCGACCAGCGCGCCGCCCGCCAGGGCCACATCGCCGTCGAATATCTGATGAAGCGCCTGAACGGCGAGAGCGTGCCGCCGGAAAGCTTCGTCGACGTGCGCATCGTCTCGGAATAG
- a CDS encoding peroxidase-related enzyme (This protein belongs to a clade of uncharacterized proteins related to peroxidases such as the alkylhydroperoxidase AhpD.): MMPQPDHISALGTTDPAELDDDLQAIYTKCVEKLGFVPNVYHAYSLRPAKLRNFINMYNELMLAPSGLSKLEREMVAVTVSSANRCYYCLVAHGQAVRRLSGDPELGEMIALNYRVAKLDARQRAMLDFAWKLTTTPHLVDDGDRDALRRAGLSEEDIFDLAETTAFFNLSNRMASATDMMPNREYHKLDR, from the coding sequence ATGATGCCGCAACCCGACCATATCTCGGCCCTTGGTACGACGGACCCGGCCGAGCTCGACGACGACCTCCAGGCGATCTACACGAAATGCGTGGAGAAGCTGGGCTTCGTGCCGAACGTCTACCACGCCTACAGCCTGCGCCCGGCCAAGCTCCGCAACTTCATCAACATGTACAACGAGCTGATGCTGGCGCCCTCGGGCCTCTCCAAGCTCGAGCGCGAGATGGTCGCCGTCACCGTGTCGTCCGCCAACCGCTGCTATTATTGCCTGGTCGCCCATGGCCAGGCGGTACGCCGGCTTTCGGGCGATCCGGAGCTGGGCGAGATGATCGCGCTCAACTATCGGGTGGCCAAACTCGACGCTCGTCAGCGCGCCATGCTCGATTTCGCTTGGAAGCTGACGACGACACCCCATCTCGTCGACGACGGCGACCGCGATGCGCTGCGCCGGGCGGGCTTGAGCGAGGAGGACATCTTCGACCTCGCCGAGACGACCGCGTTCTTCAACCTGTCGAACCGGATGGCGTCCGCGACCGACATGATGCCCAACCGCGAGTATCACAAACTCGATCGCTGA
- the sppA gene encoding signal peptide peptidase SppA, producing MRFILWFFAVIGVIAVAVFGLGAYAAYHFASKTPEIADTTVLRFDFQRPMTERASVGLASQLLGNHAQSFTDTIDAIRRAADDPRVRGLVARTGEVPLGLGQVQELRDAIGQFRSHGKFAYAYAETFGDLGGGTRAYYLSTAFDEIWLQPVGAVGLIGVAAELPFFKGTLDKLGVTAAFDRRAEYKSAMTQMTATKLPDTDREAFVGLIHSVYDQTANGIADARKLKPDEVRTLIDNGPYLTDEALAKRLVDHVGYADEAFEAARKKAGSGAKLMNGPEYLTAAKVGAPTGQVIALVRAVGEIRSGHNPDGPASDEDGVAADDLVKALDQARRDSAVKAVVLRIDSPGGSAIASETIWRAVKRTHDAGKPVVVSMGNVAASGGYYIATPADKIVAEPGTLTGSIGVFSGKLITGGLWDKIGVSWDEVSQGRNAGIDSSLHDFTPDQHDKFERSLDQVYHAFIGHVADGRKLDPVKAEAIAKGRVWTGAQAKDNGLVDALGGLDTAVTLAKQAAHIAPDATITLRPYPQPKSTVERIMADLSDGNEDGSSARAAAAIDRLAALAPLLARLDAVTRALEDTDGARATMPPVELGH from the coding sequence ATGCGCTTCATCCTGTGGTTCTTCGCCGTGATCGGCGTGATCGCCGTTGCCGTGTTCGGGCTCGGCGCCTATGCGGCGTACCATTTCGCCTCGAAGACGCCCGAGATCGCCGACACGACGGTCCTGCGCTTCGACTTCCAGCGCCCGATGACCGAGCGGGCCTCGGTCGGGCTCGCGAGCCAGCTGCTCGGCAACCATGCGCAGAGCTTCACCGACACGATCGACGCCATCCGCCGTGCCGCCGACGACCCGCGCGTGCGCGGGCTGGTGGCGCGCACCGGCGAGGTGCCCTTGGGCCTGGGCCAGGTCCAGGAGCTGCGCGACGCGATCGGCCAGTTCCGCAGCCACGGCAAGTTCGCCTATGCCTATGCCGAGACCTTCGGTGACCTGGGCGGCGGCACGCGCGCTTATTATCTCTCGACCGCGTTCGACGAGATCTGGCTGCAGCCGGTGGGCGCGGTCGGCCTGATCGGCGTCGCGGCCGAGCTGCCGTTCTTCAAGGGCACGCTCGACAAGCTGGGCGTCACCGCCGCGTTCGACCGGCGTGCGGAATACAAGTCGGCGATGACCCAGATGACCGCGACGAAGCTGCCCGACACGGATCGCGAGGCGTTCGTCGGCCTCATCCACTCCGTGTACGACCAGACGGCGAACGGCATCGCGGACGCCCGCAAGCTCAAGCCCGACGAGGTGCGCACGCTGATCGACAACGGCCCGTACCTGACCGACGAGGCACTGGCGAAGCGCCTCGTCGACCATGTCGGCTATGCCGACGAGGCGTTCGAGGCCGCGCGCAAGAAGGCGGGATCGGGTGCGAAGCTCATGAACGGGCCCGAGTACCTGACCGCCGCCAAGGTCGGTGCGCCGACGGGCCAGGTGATCGCCCTGGTGCGCGCGGTCGGCGAGATCCGCAGCGGCCATAACCCGGACGGCCCGGCCAGCGACGAGGACGGTGTCGCCGCAGACGACCTCGTCAAGGCGCTCGACCAGGCGCGGCGCGACAGCGCGGTCAAGGCGGTCGTGCTGCGCATCGATAGCCCGGGCGGCTCGGCGATCGCGTCGGAGACGATCTGGCGCGCGGTCAAGCGGACCCATGACGCGGGCAAGCCGGTCGTGGTCAGCATGGGCAATGTTGCCGCCTCCGGCGGCTATTACATCGCGACGCCGGCCGACAAGATCGTGGCCGAGCCGGGCACGCTCACCGGTTCGATCGGCGTGTTCAGCGGCAAGCTCATCACCGGCGGCCTGTGGGACAAGATCGGCGTCAGCTGGGACGAGGTGAGCCAGGGCCGCAATGCCGGCATCGACAGCTCGCTGCACGACTTCACGCCGGACCAGCACGACAAGTTCGAGCGTTCGCTCGATCAGGTCTATCACGCCTTCATCGGCCATGTGGCCGACGGCCGCAAGCTCGACCCGGTCAAGGCCGAGGCCATCGCCAAGGGCCGCGTCTGGACGGGCGCCCAGGCCAAGGACAACGGGCTCGTCGACGCGCTGGGCGGCCTCGACACGGCGGTCACGCTCGCGAAGCAGGCGGCGCATATCGCCCCCGACGCAACGATCACGCTCCGGCCCTATCCGCAGCCGAAGTCCACGGTCGAGCGCATCATGGCCGACCTGTCGGACGGGAACGAGGACGGCAGCAGCGCCCGCGCCGCGGCGGCGATCGACCGGCTTGCCGCCCTGGCGCCGCTCCTCGCCCGGCTCGATGCCGTGACGCGCGCGCTCGAAGATACCGACGGCGCGCGCGCGACGATGCCGCCGGTCGAACTCGGCCACTAA
- a CDS encoding DNA-3-methyladenine glycosylase I: protein MVPFDPILARAVERHGEAAVNNALPTVKSAEELAAVPDDRYLSLLCLRVFRAGLKHSLVDQKWPGFEAVFHGFDPAAVAAMTEEELEPLMGDTRLIRHWGKLKSVPANAAALRAISAEAGGFGRWLASFPAERTLELWDALSKRFTQLGGDSAPRFLRMAGRDTFVFSPSVEVALVEWGITDGGKGKAARAGAAAQFVEWRRTTGRPLAHLSMILAYSVPE from the coding sequence ATGGTGCCGTTCGACCCGATCCTCGCCCGCGCCGTCGAGCGGCATGGCGAGGCCGCCGTCAATAATGCGCTGCCGACGGTCAAGAGTGCGGAAGAACTCGCCGCCGTGCCGGACGACCGCTATCTCTCGCTCCTTTGCCTGCGCGTGTTCCGCGCCGGCTTGAAGCATTCGCTCGTCGACCAGAAATGGCCGGGTTTCGAGGCCGTGTTCCACGGCTTCGACCCCGCGGCCGTCGCGGCCATGACCGAGGAGGAGCTGGAGCCGCTCATGGGCGACACGCGGCTCATCCGCCATTGGGGCAAGCTCAAGTCCGTGCCGGCCAATGCGGCCGCCCTCCGCGCGATCTCGGCAGAGGCCGGCGGCTTCGGGCGCTGGCTCGCCTCGTTCCCGGCCGAGCGGACGCTCGAACTCTGGGACGCGCTTTCCAAGCGCTTCACCCAGCTCGGCGGCGATTCGGCCCCGCGCTTCCTGCGCATGGCCGGGCGCGACACGTTCGTCTTCAGCCCGTCGGTCGAGGTAGCGCTCGTCGAATGGGGCATCACCGACGGCGGCAAGGGCAAGGCCGCGCGCGCCGGGGCCGCGGCACAATTCGTCGAATGGCGCCGCACGACCGGCCGGCCGCTCGCCCATCTGTCGATGATCCTCGCCTACTCGGTGCCGGAGTAG
- a CDS encoding S9 family peptidase, with protein sequence MSDRPVPPVAALKPHSYERHGVMIEDPYHWLRDPKYPTVDDPEILAHLEAENAYFRAVMQPLEPLVETLFAEMKGRIKEDDASVPVEENGHLYQWRFETGAQYRKWYRRPVGGGPEELLLDEPALAEGKEFFKLAAFSVSPDGKLLAYSADDSGAERFTLHVKNLETGALLPVEIPETMGQPVWSADGRVLLYTVVNQAWRPYQIRAHVLGRPVSEDQVLYEETDEGFRVGVAKSQSREVIFLLTGDHVTSEVRFVPAADPFAIQHLIAAREPGREYHVDHGGGALYIRVNDTHKNFRVVRASLTAPEPAYWVELIAGSDQRYIRGLVAFQRFLALEERHNGLDQVILRQADGTEFAVEFPEAAYQAGIGATPAVDPATIRLEYSSMATPATTYDFDVTERRLTVLKVQEIPSGYDPGDYATERLMAPARDGALVPISLVYRKGWTKGRGKPLHLYGYGAYGLGMSPSFSSARISLLDRGFAYAIAHIRGGDELGYGWYEAGKLDRRHNTFNDFIDAARFLEAEGYAAPGGISASGGSAGGQLMGVIVNEAPELWRAVVAHVPFVDALNTMQDASLPLTPPEWPEWGNPITDRAAFEHIRSYSPYDNVEAQAYPPLMITAGLNDPRVTYWEPAKWAAKLRALKTDDNVLVSKTNMGAGHGGKSGRFDRLIEVAEEYAFVIDAFGG encoded by the coding sequence ATGTCCGATCGCCCCGTTCCACCCGTCGCTGCCTTGAAGCCCCACAGCTACGAGCGGCACGGCGTCATGATCGAGGACCCGTACCATTGGCTGCGCGACCCGAAATACCCGACGGTCGACGATCCGGAGATCCTGGCCCATCTCGAGGCCGAGAACGCCTATTTCCGCGCGGTGATGCAGCCGCTCGAGCCGCTGGTCGAGACGCTGTTCGCCGAGATGAAGGGGCGCATCAAGGAGGACGATGCCTCGGTGCCGGTCGAGGAGAACGGCCATCTCTACCAGTGGCGCTTCGAGACCGGTGCGCAGTATCGCAAATGGTATCGCCGGCCGGTTGGGGGCGGGCCCGAGGAGCTGTTGCTCGACGAGCCGGCGCTGGCCGAGGGCAAGGAATTCTTCAAGCTCGCCGCCTTCTCGGTCAGCCCCGACGGCAAGCTGCTGGCCTATAGCGCCGACGACAGCGGCGCCGAGCGCTTCACGCTGCACGTCAAGAACCTGGAAACCGGTGCCCTGCTGCCGGTCGAGATCCCGGAGACGATGGGCCAGCCGGTCTGGTCGGCCGACGGGCGCGTGCTGCTCTATACGGTCGTGAACCAAGCTTGGCGACCCTACCAGATCCGCGCCCACGTGCTGGGCCGCCCGGTGTCGGAAGACCAGGTGCTCTACGAGGAGACGGACGAGGGCTTCCGCGTCGGCGTCGCCAAGTCCCAGAGCCGCGAGGTGATCTTCCTCCTGACCGGCGACCATGTGACGAGCGAGGTGCGCTTCGTGCCGGCGGCCGACCCGTTCGCGATCCAGCACCTCATCGCCGCGCGCGAGCCGGGGCGCGAGTACCATGTCGACCATGGCGGCGGCGCGCTCTATATCCGCGTCAACGACACGCACAAGAATTTCCGCGTCGTGCGCGCGTCGCTCACTGCGCCCGAGCCGGCCTATTGGGTCGAGCTGATCGCCGGCAGCGACCAGCGCTATATCCGCGGTCTCGTCGCGTTCCAGCGGTTCCTGGCGCTGGAAGAGCGCCATAACGGCCTCGACCAGGTCATCCTGCGCCAGGCCGACGGCACGGAATTCGCGGTTGAATTCCCGGAGGCCGCTTATCAGGCGGGCATCGGCGCCACGCCGGCGGTCGATCCTGCCACGATCCGGCTCGAATATTCCTCGATGGCGACGCCGGCCACGACCTATGACTTCGACGTCACCGAGCGGCGCCTGACCGTGCTCAAGGTCCAGGAGATCCCGTCGGGCTACGATCCGGGCGACTATGCGACCGAGCGGCTGATGGCGCCGGCGCGCGACGGCGCGCTGGTGCCGATCTCACTCGTCTATCGCAAGGGCTGGACGAAGGGCCGGGGCAAGCCGCTGCATCTCTATGGCTATGGCGCCTACGGCCTCGGCATGAGCCCGAGCTTCAGCTCGGCACGCATCTCGCTCTTGGACCGCGGCTTCGCCTATGCGATCGCCCACATCCGCGGCGGCGACGAGCTGGGATACGGCTGGTACGAGGCGGGCAAGCTCGACCGGCGGCACAACACGTTCAACGACTTCATCGATGCGGCGCGCTTTCTTGAGGCCGAAGGTTATGCCGCACCCGGCGGCATTTCGGCCTCTGGCGGCTCGGCCGGCGGCCAGCTCATGGGCGTCATCGTCAACGAGGCGCCGGAGCTCTGGCGCGCGGTCGTGGCCCATGTGCCGTTCGTCGACGCGCTCAACACCATGCAGGACGCGAGCCTGCCGCTGACGCCGCCGGAATGGCCGGAATGGGGCAACCCCATCACCGACCGGGCGGCGTTCGAGCATATCCGCTCCTATTCGCCCTACGACAATGTCGAGGCGCAGGCCTATCCGCCGCTGATGATCACCGCGGGCTTGAATGACCCGCGCGTCACCTACTGGGAACCGGCGAAATGGGCGGCGAAGCTCAGGGCGCTCAAGACCGACGACAATGTGCTGGTATCGAAGACCAACATGGGCGCCGGCCACGGCGGCAAGTCCGGCCGCTTCGACCGCCTGATCGAGGTCGCCGAGGAATATGCCTTCGTCATCGATGCATTCGGCGGGTGA
- a CDS encoding DMT family transporter — protein sequence MPAARRSDLALLLLLALLWGASYGFIRVAVATIPPLTLVATRVTIATVVLQLVMARQGTFLPRRPLAWRNFAIQAAMNGILPFSLIAWGEERVPSGLAGVLNSTTPIFVFLITWAWTRHERAGLRQLVGTLLGLAGIVAIVGPGALSAGLGGDVVAELAIVAATVCYAVAAIFGRTFAGLPPIVPAAGSTLVSAFVMAPAAALIERPWTLPAPSLNSVLALAALGLFSTAGAFVVYFRLLASLGSVGTASVAYLRAAVSVALGILFLGELPGWRTAGGLVLVLTGVAAMTLPPLSRPFRFRPFAARVPPPVA from the coding sequence ATGCCCGCTGCTCGCCGGTCCGATCTTGCCTTGCTGCTGCTCCTCGCGCTGCTGTGGGGCGCCTCTTATGGCTTCATCCGCGTCGCCGTCGCGACGATTCCGCCGCTGACGCTGGTCGCGACGCGCGTCACGATCGCGACCGTGGTGCTGCAGCTCGTCATGGCGCGGCAGGGCACCTTCTTGCCGCGCCGGCCGCTCGCCTGGCGCAATTTCGCGATCCAGGCGGCAATGAACGGCATCTTGCCGTTCAGCCTGATCGCCTGGGGCGAAGAGCGCGTCCCGAGCGGCCTCGCTGGCGTGCTCAACTCGACGACGCCCATTTTCGTGTTCCTGATCACCTGGGCCTGGACCCGGCACGAGCGGGCAGGCCTGCGCCAGCTCGTGGGCACGCTCTTGGGGCTCGCCGGCATCGTCGCGATCGTGGGGCCGGGGGCGCTCAGCGCCGGGCTCGGCGGCGACGTCGTGGCTGAGCTCGCGATCGTCGCCGCCACGGTCTGCTACGCCGTGGCGGCGATCTTCGGCCGGACCTTTGCGGGCTTGCCGCCGATCGTGCCGGCCGCAGGCTCGACGCTCGTCTCGGCCTTCGTCATGGCGCCGGCGGCGGCCCTGATCGAGCGGCCTTGGACGTTGCCCGCGCCGTCGCTGAACTCCGTCCTGGCGCTCGCCGCCCTCGGCCTGTTCTCGACCGCCGGCGCCTTCGTCGTCTATTTCCGGCTGCTGGCGTCGCTGGGCTCGGTCGGCACCGCCAGCGTCGCCTATCTCCGCGCCGCGGTCTCGGTGGCACTCGGCATCCTGTTCCTGGGCGAGCTGCCGGGCTGGCGCACCGCGGGCGGGCTCGTGCTGGTGCTGACCGGCGTCGCGGCCATGACCCTGCCGCCGCTGTCGCGGCCTTTCCGTTTCCGGCCGTTCGCCGCTAGAGTGCCGCCTCCCGTCGCTTAA
- a CDS encoding ArsR/SmtB family transcription factor, with the protein MVAAPTILLFMIAASNLAEVAALVGDPARANMLAALMDGRALTATELAFMARVTPQTASAHLAKLSDSHLLAVTKQGRHRYFRLASPLVGRMLEGIMAVAAIEAPQRHRPPSVKDAALRQARTCYDHLAGRLGVALADALTARGHVVLGDDGGTVTDSGTAFFQAIGIDLATSHKRQRCFCRPCLDWSERRPHLAGSLGAALADAAFAQGWIERLRDTRAVGITAAGREQMVRLFGPELSTVFFSTEN; encoded by the coding sequence ATGGTCGCGGCGCCGACCATTCTCTTGTTCATGATTGCCGCATCGAATCTCGCTGAAGTCGCCGCGCTCGTCGGCGATCCCGCCCGCGCCAACATGCTGGCCGCGCTGATGGACGGCCGCGCGCTGACCGCCACCGAGCTCGCCTTCATGGCGCGCGTCACGCCGCAGACGGCGAGCGCCCATCTGGCGAAGCTTTCGGACTCTCACCTGCTCGCGGTGACGAAGCAGGGGCGGCACCGCTATTTCCGGCTCGCCTCGCCGCTCGTCGGCCGCATGCTCGAGGGCATCATGGCGGTGGCCGCAATCGAGGCGCCGCAGCGCCATCGCCCGCCGTCCGTCAAAGACGCCGCCCTTCGGCAGGCGCGCACCTGCTACGACCATCTGGCGGGGCGGCTCGGCGTTGCCCTCGCCGATGCGTTGACGGCGCGCGGCCATGTCGTGCTCGGCGATGACGGCGGCACGGTGACCGACAGCGGCACGGCGTTCTTCCAGGCAATCGGCATCGACCTCGCCACGAGCCACAAGCGGCAGCGCTGCTTCTGCCGGCCCTGCCTCGACTGGAGCGAACGCCGGCCGCATCTGGCCGGCAGCCTGGGGGCAGCGCTCGCCGACGCGGCCTTCGCACAAGGCTGGATCGAGCGGCTGCGCGACACGCGCGCCGTTGGCATCACCGCCGCCGGGCGCGAGCAGATGGTGCGCCTGTTCGGCCCGGAGCTGAGTACCGTATTTTTTTCGACCGAAAATTAG
- a CDS encoding aldo/keto reductase translates to MDYRNLGRSGLKVSPLCLGTMMFGGPTAEADAAHIIAKAADAGINFIDTADAYNDGESEAIVGRTIAKQRDRWVLATKLCNVMGDGPNERGLSRKWVMQAAESSLRRLGTDYIDVYYLHKEDLSTPLDETVRAIGDLVRQGKIRYFGVSNYRSWRVAEICHLADRMGIDRPVVSQPYYNAMNRVPEVEHLPACGFYGLGVVPYSPLARGVLTGKYSPDAPPPNDSRVARQDKRILQTEWRRESLALAQEIKAHAEARGGTAGQFAVSWVLNNRLVTSAIAGPRTIEQWDDYMGALAYRFTAEDEALVDRLVPTGHPSTPGYSDPAYPIEGRVPRS, encoded by the coding sequence ATGGACTACCGCAACCTCGGGCGCAGCGGGCTCAAGGTCTCGCCGCTGTGCCTCGGCACCATGATGTTCGGCGGCCCGACCGCGGAGGCGGACGCGGCCCACATCATCGCCAAGGCGGCCGATGCCGGCATCAATTTCATCGACACGGCCGATGCCTACAACGACGGGGAGTCGGAGGCGATCGTCGGCCGCACCATTGCCAAGCAGCGCGATCGCTGGGTCTTGGCGACCAAGCTCTGCAACGTCATGGGCGACGGGCCGAACGAGCGGGGCCTGTCGCGCAAATGGGTGATGCAGGCGGCAGAATCGAGCCTCCGGCGGCTCGGCACCGACTATATCGACGTCTATTACCTGCATAAGGAGGATCTCTCGACGCCGCTCGACGAGACGGTGCGTGCCATCGGCGACCTCGTGCGCCAGGGCAAGATCCGCTATTTCGGCGTGTCGAACTATCGCTCCTGGCGCGTTGCCGAGATCTGTCATCTGGCCGACCGGATGGGCATCGACCGGCCGGTGGTGAGCCAGCCCTACTACAACGCCATGAACCGGGTGCCGGAGGTCGAGCATCTGCCGGCCTGCGGCTTCTATGGCCTGGGCGTGGTGCCCTACAGCCCGCTCGCCCGCGGTGTCTTGACCGGCAAATACTCGCCCGATGCGCCGCCGCCGAACGACAGCCGTGTCGCCCGCCAGGACAAGCGCATCCTGCAAACGGAGTGGCGTCGTGAATCGCTGGCGCTGGCGCAGGAGATCAAAGCCCATGCCGAGGCACGCGGCGGCACCGCCGGCCAGTTCGCGGTCAGCTGGGTCCTGAACAACCGGCTCGTGACATCCGCGATCGCCGGGCCGCGCACGATCGAGCAGTGGGACGATTACATGGGCGCCTTGGCCTACCGCTTCACCGCCGAGGACGAGGCGCTCGTCGACCGCCTGGTGCCAACCGGTCATCCGTCGACGCCCGGCTACAGCGACCCGGCCTACCCGATCGAAGGCCGCGTGCCGCGGAGTTGA
- a CDS encoding IlvD/Edd family dehydratase: MADNQGRKLRSQLWWDNPGNPGMTALYLERYLNFGLTREELQSGKPVIGIAQTGSDLSPCNRHHIDLAERVKAGIRDAGGLPIEFPVHPIQETGKRPTAALDRNLAYLGLVEVLYGYPLDGVVLTTGCDKTTPAMLMGAATVDIPAIVLSGGPMLDGHFEGELAGSGTVVWEARRRHAAGLLDYAKFIDMVAASAPSVGHCNTMGTASSMNAMAEALGMSLPGCAAIPGPYRERAQMAYATGKRAVELVRENLKPSDIMTRAAFENAIVAASAIGASTNCPPHVNAIARHMGVELTNDDWDRIGYEIPLLVNMQPAGKYLGETYYRAGGLPAVLGELKRHGKLREGAVTVTGRTMGEITGDARSTDPDVIRAWDNPLKEKAGFVQLKGNLFSSAIMKTSVISDEFRTRYLETPGDEEAFEGRAIVFDGPEDYHHRINDPSLNIDAHCILVVRYCGPVGYPGSAEVVNMLPPDALVKQGVNELPCIGDGRQSGTSGSPSILNASPEAGVGGGLALLQTGDRVRIDLKKRAANILISDAELAERKKALKLPEFVNQTPWQEIYRSHVGQLETGGVLENAVKYQRIAETFGVPRDNH, encoded by the coding sequence ATGGCGGACAATCAAGGCCGCAAGCTGCGCAGCCAGCTTTGGTGGGACAATCCGGGCAATCCCGGCATGACGGCGCTCTATCTCGAGCGCTACCTCAATTTCGGCCTGACGCGCGAGGAGCTGCAGTCCGGCAAGCCGGTCATCGGCATCGCCCAGACCGGCAGCGACCTCTCGCCGTGCAATCGCCATCACATCGACCTGGCCGAGCGGGTCAAGGCCGGCATCCGCGACGCCGGCGGCCTGCCGATCGAATTCCCGGTCCATCCGATCCAGGAGACCGGCAAGCGGCCGACCGCGGCGCTCGACCGGAACCTGGCCTATCTGGGCCTGGTCGAGGTGCTCTACGGCTATCCGCTCGACGGCGTCGTGCTGACCACCGGCTGCGACAAGACCACGCCCGCCATGCTGATGGGCGCCGCCACGGTCGACATTCCGGCCATCGTGCTGTCGGGCGGCCCGATGCTCGACGGTCATTTCGAGGGCGAGCTCGCCGGCTCCGGCACGGTCGTGTGGGAGGCGCGCCGGCGCCATGCCGCCGGTCTCCTCGACTATGCCAAGTTCATCGACATGGTCGCGGCGTCGGCGCCGAGCGTCGGTCATTGCAACACCATGGGCACGGCGAGCTCGATGAACGCCATGGCCGAAGCACTCGGCATGTCGCTGCCCGGCTGCGCCGCCATCCCCGGCCCCTATCGCGAGCGCGCGCAGATGGCCTACGCGACAGGAAAACGCGCGGTCGAGCTGGTGCGCGAGAACCTGAAGCCGTCCGACATCATGACGCGCGCCGCGTTCGAGAACGCGATCGTCGCGGCATCGGCGATCGGCGCCTCCACCAACTGCCCGCCGCACGTCAACGCCATCGCGCGCCACATGGGCGTCGAGCTCACCAACGACGATTGGGACCGCATCGGCTACGAGATCCCGCTCTTGGTCAACATGCAGCCGGCCGGCAAGTACCTGGGCGAGACCTACTATCGTGCCGGCGGCCTGCCGGCCGTGCTGGGGGAACTGAAGCGCCATGGCAAGCTGCGCGAGGGTGCCGTCACGGTGACCGGCCGGACCATGGGCGAGATCACGGGCGACGCGCGCTCGACCGATCCGGACGTCATCCGCGCTTGGGACAATCCTTTGAAGGAGAAGGCCGGCTTCGTGCAACTCAAGGGTAACCTGTTCTCGAGCGCCATCATGAAGACCTCGGTCATCTCCGACGAGTTCCGCACGCGCTATCTCGAGACGCCGGGCGACGAGGAGGCGTTCGAGGGCCGCGCCATCGTGTTCGACGGGCCCGAGGACTATCACCACCGCATCAACGACCCGTCGCTCAACATCGACGCCCATTGCATCCTGGTCGTCCGCTATTGCGGGCCGGTGGGCTATCCGGGCTCGGCCGAGGTGGTGAACATGCTGCCGCCCGACGCGCTGGTGAAGCAGGGTGTCAACGAGCTGCCGTGCATCGGCGACGGCCGGCAGAGCGGCACGTCTGGCAGCCCGTCGATCCTGAACGCCTCGCCGGAGGCCGGGGTCGGCGGGGGCCTGGCACTCTTGCAGACCGGCGACCGGGTGCGCATCGACCTGAAGAAGCGCGCGGCCAACATCCTGATCAGCGACGCGGAACTGGCCGAGCGGAAGAAGGCCCTCAAGCTGCCCGAGTTCGTCAACCAGACGCCTTGGCAGGAGATCTATCGCAGCCACGTGGGCCAGCTCGAGACCGGCGGCGTGCTGGAGAACGCGGTCAAGTACCAGCGCATTGCCGAAACCTTCGGCGTGCCGCGGGACAATCACTGA